A genomic stretch from Actinomadura rubteroloni includes:
- a CDS encoding alpha-ketoacid dehydrogenase subunit beta produces MTLSLVRAINEALRGALADDPKVVLMGEDIGKLGGVFRATEGLQKDFGEHRVLDTPLAESGIVGTAIGLALRGHRPVVEIQFDGFVFPAYDQIVTQLAKMRARSGGRLGLPVVIRIPYGGGIGAVEHHSESPEALFAHVPGLRVVSPSCASDAYWMLRQAIDCDDPVIFLEPKRRYYEKEPVDTTAPAATLHSVRVVRPGRDMTLVGYGPTVRTCLDAAAAAEEDGVSLEVLDLRSLSPIDFDGIEASVRRTGRLSVVHEAPVFFGAGAEIAARISERCFHHLEAPVLRVGGYHMPYPAGRMERDYLPDLDRVLDAAERTLAY; encoded by the coding sequence GTGACGCTCAGCCTGGTCAGGGCGATCAACGAAGCGCTGCGCGGCGCTCTCGCCGACGACCCGAAGGTCGTGCTGATGGGCGAGGACATCGGAAAACTGGGCGGCGTCTTCCGCGCGACGGAAGGGCTTCAGAAGGACTTCGGCGAGCACCGAGTCCTGGACACGCCGCTCGCCGAATCCGGGATCGTCGGCACCGCGATCGGCCTCGCGCTGCGCGGTCACCGGCCGGTGGTGGAAATCCAGTTCGACGGCTTCGTCTTTCCCGCCTACGACCAGATCGTCACGCAGCTCGCCAAAATGCGGGCCCGATCCGGCGGACGGCTCGGACTTCCCGTCGTGATCCGTATCCCCTACGGGGGCGGAATCGGCGCGGTCGAGCACCACAGCGAATCGCCGGAAGCGTTGTTCGCCCATGTCCCGGGGCTGCGGGTGGTCTCGCCGTCCTGCGCGAGCGACGCCTACTGGATGCTCCGGCAGGCCATCGACTGCGACGACCCGGTCATCTTCCTCGAACCGAAACGGCGCTATTACGAAAAGGAGCCGGTCGACACGACGGCGCCGGCGGCGACACTGCATTCGGTCCGCGTCGTCCGGCCGGGCCGCGACATGACGCTCGTCGGTTACGGGCCGACGGTCCGGACGTGCCTCGACGCGGCGGCGGCGGCCGAAGAGGACGGCGTCAGCCTCGAAGTGCTGGACCTGCGCTCGCTCTCCCCGATCGACTTCGACGGCATCGAGGCGTCGGTGCGCCGGACCGGCCGCCTTTCCGTGGTCCATGAGGCGCCGGTGTTCTTCGGGGCGGGCGCCGAGATCGCGGCCCGGATCAGCGAACGCTGTTTCCACCATTTGGAGGCGCCGGTCCTGCGGGTCGGCGGCTACCACATGCCCTATCCCGCCGGGCGCATGGAACGGGACTACCTGCCCGACCTCGACCGCGTGCTGGACGCGGCCGAGCGAACTCTCGCCTACTGA
- a CDS encoding dihydrolipoamide acetyltransferase family protein: protein MGGGTVRRLREFTLPDVGEGLTEAEIVRWFVAPDDPVRDGMAVCEIETAKALVELPIPFDGKVHALHFERGATVDVGAVLITVETEAEEPAAEPVLVGYGASEPAVRRRPRKRPDVERRDHRTAATPPVRKLAKDLGLDLASVVPTGPNGVVTREDVQSAARSTEPEKGGRRIPVNGVRRAMARATTESAFTAPHVTEFLTVDVTRTMRLVGDLKSDPEYAGLRVTPLLLVAKALLVAIRPHPEINASWDEEGQAIVLHDAVNLGIAVATPRGLIVPNIKDAHARTLPELAQALQDLTETARSGRTQPGDLTGGTVTITNIGVFGVDAGTPILNPGEAAILAVGAIRLKPWVHKGEIKPRHVVTLALSFDHRLVDGELGSKVLARTGAVLEQPKRIIGWS from the coding sequence ATGGGAGGAGGAACGGTGCGCAGGCTCCGCGAGTTCACACTGCCCGACGTCGGCGAAGGACTGACCGAGGCCGAGATCGTCCGATGGTTCGTCGCGCCGGACGACCCGGTGCGCGACGGCATGGCCGTCTGCGAGATCGAGACGGCCAAGGCGCTGGTCGAACTGCCCATTCCCTTCGACGGGAAGGTGCACGCGCTGCATTTCGAGCGGGGCGCGACGGTGGACGTCGGGGCCGTCCTCATCACGGTGGAAACGGAGGCCGAGGAGCCCGCGGCGGAGCCGGTGCTGGTGGGGTACGGCGCGAGCGAACCGGCCGTCCGGCGCCGTCCGCGCAAACGTCCGGACGTCGAACGACGCGATCACCGGACCGCCGCGACGCCGCCCGTGCGCAAACTGGCCAAAGACCTCGGCCTGGATCTCGCGTCCGTCGTGCCCACCGGCCCGAATGGCGTCGTCACGCGTGAGGACGTCCAGTCGGCCGCGCGTTCCACCGAACCGGAGAAGGGCGGTCGGCGGATTCCGGTCAACGGAGTGCGCCGGGCCATGGCGCGTGCCACTACCGAAAGCGCGTTCACGGCGCCGCACGTCACGGAATTCCTCACGGTCGACGTGACGCGCACGATGCGGCTCGTCGGCGACCTCAAATCCGATCCCGAATACGCGGGTCTGCGCGTGACGCCGTTGCTGCTGGTCGCCAAAGCCCTGCTGGTCGCGATCCGTCCGCATCCGGAGATCAACGCGTCCTGGGACGAAGAGGGACAGGCGATCGTCCTGCACGACGCGGTCAACCTCGGCATCGCCGTGGCGACGCCGCGCGGCCTGATCGTCCCCAACATCAAGGACGCGCACGCCCGCACGCTGCCCGAACTCGCCCAGGCGTTGCAGGACCTCACGGAGACCGCACGGTCCGGGCGCACACAACCCGGTGACCTGACCGGCGGAACCGTCACCATCACGAACATCGGGGTCTTCGGCGTGGACGCCGGAACGCCGATCCTCAATCCCGGCGAGGCAGCGATTCTCGCGGTCGGCGCGATCCGGTTGAAGCCGTGGGTGCACAAGGGCGAGATCAAGCCGCGCCACGTCGTGACCCTGGCGCTTTCCTTCGACCACCGCCTGGTCGACGGCGAACTCGGGTCGAAGGTGCTCGCCCGGACCGGAGCGGTTCTCGAACAGCCCAAACGGATCATCGGATGGTCCTAG
- a CDS encoding beta-ketoacyl-ACP synthase III: MSRAAVLQGIGAVVPPRVVDNDELSRSLDTNDQWIRTRTGIGQRHWTDAGTTTGDLAAEAGQRALKSAGVDSVDMVILATSTGNQVMPATAPEVAETLGLGRVAAHDVSAACAGFIYALSSAAGALAIGGAERVLVVGADVWSTRLNPDDRSTAIIFGDGAGAAVLRAGDADEPGALLGFELGSDGSGRELAQVAGGGSRELSAGRPPRPDDAYLTMQGKEMFTHAVNRMAESSQRLLDRIGWGVEDVTWCAAHQANVRIINTIADVLELPRERMLVHLDRVGNTSAASIPLALTDAAGAGRLQAGDGVLMTAFGGGLSWGSTAVRWPAMDVLSI, encoded by the coding sequence GTGTCACGCGCAGCAGTACTCCAAGGAATCGGTGCCGTCGTCCCGCCCCGCGTCGTGGACAACGACGAACTGTCCCGGTCGCTGGACACCAATGACCAGTGGATCCGCACCAGGACGGGAATCGGTCAGCGCCACTGGACCGACGCGGGCACCACGACGGGCGACCTGGCCGCCGAGGCGGGGCAGCGCGCCCTGAAATCGGCGGGCGTCGATTCCGTCGACATGGTCATTCTCGCGACGAGCACCGGCAACCAGGTCATGCCGGCCACCGCGCCCGAGGTCGCCGAAACGCTCGGCCTCGGCCGTGTCGCCGCCCATGACGTGTCGGCCGCGTGCGCCGGATTCATTTACGCGCTCTCCTCGGCCGCGGGAGCGCTGGCGATCGGCGGTGCGGAACGCGTGCTCGTGGTCGGCGCCGACGTCTGGTCGACGCGCCTCAATCCCGACGACCGGTCCACCGCGATCATTTTCGGCGACGGGGCCGGCGCCGCCGTGCTGCGCGCCGGAGACGCCGACGAGCCGGGCGCGCTCCTCGGCTTCGAACTCGGCAGCGACGGTTCCGGCCGCGAACTCGCCCAGGTGGCCGGCGGCGGTTCCCGGGAACTGTCCGCCGGACGGCCGCCGCGCCCCGACGACGCCTATCTCACCATGCAGGGCAAGGAAATGTTCACGCACGCCGTGAACCGCATGGCCGAATCGTCCCAGCGGCTTCTCGACCGGATCGGCTGGGGCGTCGAAGACGTCACCTGGTGCGCGGCGCACCAGGCCAATGTGCGCATCATCAACACGATCGCCGACGTTCTCGAACTGCCGCGCGAACGCATGCTGGTCCATCTGGACCGCGTGGGCAACACGTCGGCCGCGTCCATTCCGCTGGCGCTGACCGACGCCGCCGGGGCCGGGCGCCTCCAGGCGGGTGACGGCGTCCTGATGACGGCTTTCGGCGGCGGACTCAGTTGGGGGTCGACGGCCGTCCGCTGGCCCGCAATGGACGTCCTGAGCATCTGA
- a CDS encoding phosphopantetheine-binding protein — protein MTGDVVLETLRKIVADSHIEVPEINADSRFADLEIDSLVLLELSVVLERTCGVKIFEDELVEAGTVRAVMALLEERSAVG, from the coding sequence ATGACCGGCGACGTTGTTCTCGAAACCCTCCGCAAAATCGTGGCGGACAGCCATATCGAAGTACCGGAGATAAACGCCGACTCCCGGTTCGCCGATCTGGAGATCGACTCACTGGTGCTGCTGGAACTCTCGGTGGTCCTGGAACGCACCTGCGGCGTCAAGATCTTCGAGGACGAACTGGTCGAAGCGGGAACCGTGCGCGCCGTCATGGCCCTGCTGGAAGAAAGGAGCGCCGTCGGATGA
- a CDS encoding AfsA-related hotdog domain-containing protein → MTPTKLCVVGDRFAPFADGTGALTVSGLVAALRARAYEGDLVLIEGQGIDARDWERIRAELTRAGVTADIRENDTGPLARDTEIHKHREENVLIAGLEQTGETTFRAALRLHNDEELLLDHQGGHVQGMVVLEAARQMFLAVSERYHASRWPGHRYGYVLESMETKFRTFLYPLAATIEYEVLSVGLDDPEHLTFDVRIHIMQSGLPAATIRMVCSAVHADALAHKEQRGAARALRLMAAEHTPSLAGGNS, encoded by the coding sequence ATGACGCCCACGAAACTCTGTGTCGTGGGCGACCGGTTCGCCCCCTTCGCCGACGGTACCGGCGCCCTCACCGTCTCGGGCCTGGTAGCGGCGCTGCGCGCCCGCGCGTACGAAGGGGACCTGGTCCTGATCGAGGGCCAGGGAATCGACGCCCGGGACTGGGAACGAATACGCGCCGAACTGACGCGCGCCGGTGTCACCGCCGACATCCGCGAGAACGACACGGGACCGCTCGCCCGGGACACGGAAATTCACAAGCACCGCGAGGAGAACGTCCTCATCGCCGGACTCGAACAGACCGGCGAGACGACGTTCCGGGCGGCGCTGCGGCTCCACAACGACGAAGAACTGCTGCTCGACCACCAGGGTGGGCACGTCCAGGGAATGGTCGTCCTGGAGGCCGCGCGGCAGATGTTCCTGGCCGTGAGCGAGCGCTACCACGCCTCCCGGTGGCCGGGACACCGGTACGGCTACGTCCTGGAGTCGATGGAGACCAAGTTCCGCACGTTCCTGTACCCGCTGGCCGCGACGATCGAATACGAAGTGCTCTCCGTCGGCCTGGACGACCCGGAACACCTCACTTTCGACGTCCGTATCCACATCATGCAGTCCGGGCTTCCGGCGGCCACGATCCGCATGGTGTGCTCCGCCGTCCACGCGGACGCGCTGGCGCACAAGGAGCAAAGAGGAGCCGCTCGCGCACTGCGCCTGATGGCCGCAGAGCACACACCGTCCCTCGCGGGCGGAAACAGCTAG
- a CDS encoding aminotransferase class III-fold pyridoxal phosphate-dependent enzyme — translation METARGKVIRSWSAQGGASAPRIVGGHGCHFQDAEGRSYLDFSSQMVNANLGHSCASVQDAVREQVGAGATLGRPWDLAVVHELADRLAEVTPGDLNTMFFAGSGAEANEAAIRLARARTGRSKVIARYRSYHGSSAGALSVTGDPRRWHGEPGVPGVVRMLDPYTYRCPAGHPSPCPVCSGGPHLEELLQYEGPENVAAVIVEPVTGSSGVVVPPDGYLRSLRETCDRHGIMLIFDEVMTGFGRTGTWFACDRWDVVPDILTCAKGLTAGYVPLAATAVSDRLTDWLADSVFPYGLTYSGHPVACAAAVAALDVYRRDGLIERAAALGPVIESHLRRLADRHPSIGDIRGSGCFWGLELVRDRTSREPLVPFNPDATAAEPMRRFSAAAFGAGLYVLTNGNVALIAPPLIISDAELEEGMAVLDKALSVADEYTTP, via the coding sequence ATGGAAACCGCCCGGGGAAAGGTGATCCGGTCGTGGTCCGCGCAGGGCGGGGCGTCCGCACCGCGGATCGTCGGCGGGCACGGCTGCCATTTCCAGGACGCCGAGGGACGAAGCTATCTGGACTTCTCGTCCCAGATGGTGAACGCCAACCTCGGACACAGTTGCGCGAGCGTGCAGGACGCCGTCCGGGAACAGGTCGGCGCCGGGGCGACCCTCGGCCGCCCGTGGGACCTCGCGGTCGTCCACGAACTCGCCGACCGCCTCGCCGAGGTGACCCCCGGCGACCTCAACACGATGTTCTTCGCCGGCAGCGGCGCCGAGGCGAACGAGGCGGCCATCCGGCTCGCCCGCGCCCGCACCGGCCGCAGCAAGGTGATCGCCCGCTATCGGTCCTACCACGGGAGTTCGGCCGGGGCGCTGTCGGTGACCGGCGATCCGCGCCGCTGGCACGGGGAGCCGGGCGTCCCGGGCGTCGTGCGGATGCTCGACCCGTACACCTACCGCTGCCCGGCCGGGCACCCGTCGCCGTGCCCCGTCTGCTCGGGCGGCCCCCACCTGGAGGAACTGCTCCAGTACGAGGGCCCGGAGAACGTGGCGGCGGTGATCGTGGAGCCCGTCACCGGGAGCAGCGGCGTCGTCGTCCCGCCCGACGGCTACCTGCGCTCCCTCCGCGAGACGTGCGACCGGCACGGCATCATGCTGATCTTCGACGAGGTCATGACCGGGTTCGGCCGGACCGGCACCTGGTTCGCGTGCGACCGCTGGGACGTCGTCCCCGACATCCTCACCTGCGCGAAGGGCCTGACCGCCGGCTACGTCCCGCTCGCCGCGACGGCCGTCAGCGACCGCCTCACCGACTGGCTGGCCGATTCCGTCTTCCCCTACGGCCTGACGTACAGCGGCCACCCCGTCGCGTGCGCCGCCGCCGTCGCCGCCCTGGACGTCTACCGCCGCGACGGCCTGATCGAGCGGGCGGCGGCGCTGGGCCCGGTCATCGAGTCCCACCTGCGCCGGCTCGCCGACCGCCACCCCTCGATCGGCGACATCCGCGGCAGCGGCTGCTTCTGGGGCCTGGAACTCGTACGCGACCGAACCTCCCGCGAACCGCTCGTCCCGTTCAACCCCGACGCCACGGCGGCCGAGCCGATGCGCCGCTTCAGCGCCGCCGCCTTCGGCGCGGGCCTGTACGTCCTCACCAACGGAAACGTCGCCCTGATCGCCCCGCCCCTGATCATCAGCGACGCCGAACTGGAAGAAGGGATGGCCGTCCTCGACAAAGCCCTGTCCGTGGCCGACGAGTACACGACGCCCTGA
- a CDS encoding isocitrate lyase/PEP mutase family protein — protein MTDELRRAQASAFLALHHGPVPLVIPNVWDGGSARIMEQAGFPVLATTSAGIAFSHGVPDGALDRGAMMARIAQIVAATGRPVTADLESGYGPEPEDVADSVAEVIALGVVGVNLEDVLPGASGLMDIARAADRIAAARRTAPKGTFVLNARTDAYLAGISDPFAETLRRAERFLDAGADCVFVPGVDDLPTIAALADRIPGPLNIVAGLTGKARTVAELDNAGVARITIGGSLARAALATVETAARTMRDHGTFDFAATALPHTDLQHRFTRPN, from the coding sequence ATGACCGACGAGCTGCGCCGCGCGCAGGCTTCCGCGTTCCTGGCCCTGCACCACGGTCCCGTGCCGCTGGTGATCCCGAACGTGTGGGACGGCGGGTCGGCGCGGATCATGGAGCAGGCGGGCTTCCCCGTTCTCGCGACGACGAGCGCCGGCATCGCCTTCAGCCACGGCGTCCCCGACGGCGCGCTGGACCGGGGCGCGATGATGGCGCGGATCGCCCAGATCGTCGCCGCGACCGGCCGCCCGGTCACGGCCGACCTGGAATCCGGGTACGGCCCCGAGCCCGAGGACGTCGCCGATTCGGTCGCCGAGGTGATCGCGCTAGGCGTCGTCGGCGTCAACCTCGAAGACGTCCTGCCCGGCGCGTCCGGCCTGATGGACATCGCGCGGGCGGCCGACCGCATCGCCGCCGCACGCAGAACCGCCCCAAAGGGCACCTTCGTCCTGAACGCCCGCACCGACGCCTACCTGGCCGGCATCTCCGACCCGTTCGCCGAAACGCTGCGCCGCGCCGAGCGCTTCCTCGACGCGGGCGCCGACTGCGTCTTCGTCCCCGGCGTCGACGACCTGCCGACCATCGCCGCGCTAGCCGACCGTATCCCCGGCCCGCTGAACATCGTCGCCGGCCTCACCGGCAAGGCCAGAACAGTGGCCGAACTGGACAACGCGGGCGTCGCCCGCATCACCATCGGCGGCAGCCTGGCCCGCGCCGCCCTCGCCACCGTCGAGACCGCCGCCCGCACCATGCGCGACCACGGCACCTTCGACTTCGCCGCGACCGCCCTCCCCCACACCGACCTCCAACACCGCTTCACCCGCCCGAACTGA
- a CDS encoding LysR family transcriptional regulator — protein MDVDLRDLELLAATADAGSLTAAAERLYVSQPALSQRLTRLEDRLGMPLFDRAGRRLVPNAAGRRMLVAAHHVLNELRSATRDVREIRDGRDRRVRFTAECSTTLQWLPPVIRAFRERCPRAEVRVESVPDDAPVPALLTDHIDVALITKPHPEMDRVSLTRLFDDEMVAVVPADHPWAGRSHLTARDFTDAHLILYDSYDQTRIPSIPLPLPPRARPARITTMPVVTELVVEMVAAGQGATILPNWVAAPYTGSHDLALVQIGAVPMTRTWYLGTRQGPRTPLLQTFVDELVARLTPEAPRSVVRAGSSS, from the coding sequence ATGGACGTGGATCTGCGCGATCTCGAACTGCTGGCCGCGACCGCCGACGCCGGTTCGCTCACGGCGGCGGCGGAACGGCTGTACGTCAGCCAGCCCGCGCTCAGCCAGCGGCTCACCCGGCTGGAGGACCGGCTCGGCATGCCGCTGTTCGACCGCGCCGGCCGCCGGCTCGTCCCCAACGCCGCCGGACGGCGGATGCTCGTCGCGGCCCACCATGTCCTGAACGAACTGCGCTCGGCGACCCGCGACGTGCGGGAGATCCGGGACGGACGCGACCGCCGCGTCCGCTTCACCGCCGAGTGCAGCACCACGTTGCAGTGGTTGCCTCCGGTCATCCGCGCGTTCCGCGAGCGGTGCCCGCGGGCGGAGGTCCGCGTCGAGTCCGTCCCCGACGACGCGCCGGTGCCCGCGCTGCTCACCGACCACATCGACGTCGCGCTGATCACCAAGCCGCATCCGGAGATGGACCGGGTCAGCCTGACCCGCCTCTTCGACGACGAGATGGTGGCCGTCGTCCCCGCCGACCACCCCTGGGCCGGGCGCTCCCACCTCACCGCGCGCGACTTCACCGACGCCCACCTGATCCTGTACGACTCCTACGACCAGACCCGGATCCCGTCGATCCCGCTGCCCCTGCCGCCGCGCGCCCGTCCGGCCCGCATCACGACGATGCCCGTGGTGACCGAACTGGTCGTCGAGATGGTCGCCGCCGGGCAGGGCGCGACGATCCTCCCCAACTGGGTCGCCGCGCCCTACACCGGCTCGCACGACCTGGCGCTCGTCCAGATCGGCGCCGTCCCGATGACCCGCACCTGGTACCTCGGCACCCGCCAGGGCCCGCGCACGCCGCTGCTCCAGACGTTCGTCGACGAACTCGTCGCGCGCCTGACGCCGGAGGCCCCCCGGTCGGTGGTCCGCGCGGGGTCGTCCTCCTAG
- a CDS encoding SDR family NAD(P)-dependent oxidoreductase yields the protein MAKNSTVIVTGASSGIGLGVAAAFLARGADVVINGRDAGRLAKAAAHLGHDANVAQVAGDIGDAATGAALVRTAVERFGGVDVLVNNAGTFAAKPFTDVTEEEVDGFLTANLKGTYLTTQAVVRRMREQGRGGSIVNVGTVLVDHAVAGLTASAPVISKAGVHALTTSLAAELAADGIRVNLVAPGMIRTPLHADWDVDSFGGLALLNRVGEVAEVADAVVYLAGAEFTTGHALRVDGGHVTGRA from the coding sequence ATGGCGAAGAACAGCACCGTCATCGTGACGGGCGCGTCGAGCGGAATCGGGCTGGGCGTCGCGGCGGCGTTCCTGGCCCGGGGCGCCGACGTCGTGATCAACGGACGGGACGCAGGCCGGCTCGCCAAGGCCGCCGCGCACCTCGGGCATGACGCGAACGTCGCGCAGGTGGCGGGCGACATCGGGGACGCGGCGACCGGCGCCGCGCTCGTCCGGACGGCCGTGGAGCGCTTCGGCGGCGTGGACGTCCTGGTCAACAACGCCGGCACGTTCGCGGCGAAGCCCTTCACCGACGTGACGGAAGAGGAAGTGGACGGTTTCCTGACGGCCAACCTCAAGGGGACCTACCTGACCACCCAGGCCGTCGTGCGCCGGATGCGGGAGCAGGGGCGCGGCGGGAGCATCGTCAACGTCGGCACGGTGCTGGTCGACCACGCGGTCGCGGGCCTCACCGCGTCGGCACCGGTCATCAGCAAGGCCGGCGTGCACGCGCTCACCACGAGCCTCGCCGCCGAACTCGCGGCGGACGGGATCCGCGTCAACCTGGTGGCGCCGGGGATGATCCGAACGCCCCTGCACGCGGACTGGGACGTCGACTCCTTCGGCGGTCTCGCCCTCCTGAACCGCGTCGGCGAGGTCGCCGAGGTCGCGGACGCGGTCGTCTACCTGGCGGGCGCCGAGTTCACCACCGGCCACGCCCTGCGCGTGGACGGCGGCCACGTGACCGGACGCGCGTGA
- a CDS encoding tautomerase family protein has protein sequence MPYVNVKVTREGVTADQKAEIIAGVTDLLVRVLDKDPAATFVVIDEVEVGDWGVGGLPVHEYRRRKQAT, from the coding sequence ATGCCGTACGTGAACGTGAAAGTGACGCGAGAGGGCGTCACGGCCGACCAGAAGGCCGAGATCATCGCGGGCGTGACCGATCTGCTGGTGCGGGTGCTCGACAAGGACCCGGCCGCGACGTTCGTCGTCATCGACGAGGTCGAGGTGGGGGACTGGGGAGTCGGCGGGCTGCCCGTCCACGAGTACCGCCGCCGGAAGCAGGCGACCTGA
- a CDS encoding Wadjet anti-phage system protein JetD domain-containing protein: protein MGETHRGDSRRAGPRLIDPADAVGELGRKVARTWADAVCADLAGDPVTFSVPLRPGVASGGAVARIGHAAWHEWHMRWREFADRHPGVGIVRRPVSVQNVTGDYPAVLAVDLDTAVALVSATGSPAVDIVRARALASALRSAGAVLTPAVLRAACRLGADDADVLVSALTWLRRHPDAGAWTARGLPVPGMHSKWLDAHGALLRDAAGRDVRAEVRARPAVLHLTYVDPGHLASGRRRHDAWTTGDTHDVGYRPRVVLVVENRDSRLWFPPVPDTIVVEGGGKAAAALLANVPWIRAADHVVYWGDIDADGYAILDRFRAALAEPAPDDAPPKPVTSLLMDAADLHRYARHGVNHDRFGRPLKPSPAVLPHLTAAETTAYDTIATAGPTPFRRIEQEAVPLDHAAQRLREVTARRPDDRGNA from the coding sequence ATGGGCGAAACCCATCGTGGCGATTCCCGACGCGCCGGCCCCCGGCTGATCGACCCCGCCGACGCGGTCGGCGAACTCGGCCGCAAGGTCGCCCGGACCTGGGCGGACGCCGTGTGCGCCGACCTCGCCGGCGACCCCGTCACGTTCTCGGTCCCGCTCCGTCCCGGCGTGGCGAGCGGCGGCGCGGTGGCGCGGATCGGGCACGCCGCCTGGCACGAGTGGCACATGCGCTGGCGCGAGTTCGCCGACCGGCATCCCGGCGTCGGGATCGTCCGTCGGCCGGTGTCCGTCCAGAACGTGACCGGCGACTACCCGGCCGTGCTCGCCGTGGATCTGGACACCGCCGTCGCGCTCGTCTCCGCGACCGGATCTCCGGCGGTCGACATCGTCCGCGCCCGCGCGCTCGCGTCAGCGCTGAGGTCCGCCGGAGCCGTGCTCACCCCGGCCGTCCTGCGCGCCGCCTGCCGCCTGGGCGCCGACGACGCGGACGTGCTGGTCAGCGCGCTGACCTGGCTGCGCCGGCACCCGGACGCGGGCGCGTGGACCGCACGCGGGCTCCCGGTCCCCGGCATGCACTCCAAGTGGCTCGACGCCCATGGCGCGTTGCTGCGCGACGCCGCAGGACGCGACGTCCGCGCCGAGGTCCGGGCCCGCCCCGCCGTGCTGCACCTGACCTACGTCGACCCGGGCCACCTCGCGTCGGGCCGCCGCCGGCACGACGCCTGGACCACCGGCGACACGCACGACGTCGGCTACCGGCCGCGCGTCGTGCTCGTGGTCGAGAACCGCGACTCCCGGCTCTGGTTTCCGCCCGTGCCGGACACGATCGTGGTCGAGGGCGGCGGGAAGGCCGCCGCCGCCCTGCTCGCGAACGTGCCCTGGATCCGCGCCGCCGACCACGTCGTCTACTGGGGCGACATCGACGCGGACGGATACGCGATCCTCGACCGGTTCCGCGCCGCGCTGGCCGAGCCCGCGCCCGACGACGCGCCGCCCAAACCCGTCACCTCCCTCCTGATGGACGCCGCCGACCTGCACCGTTACGCCCGGCACGGCGTGAACCACGACAGGTTCGGCCGCCCCCTCAAGCCGTCCCCGGCCGTCCTGCCGCACCTCACCGCGGCCGAGACGACGGCCTACGACACCATCGCGACCGCGGGCCCCACCCCGTTCCGCCGGATCGAGCAGGAGGCCGTCCCCCTCGACCACGCTGCGCAGCGCCTGCGGGAGGTCACCGCGCGGCGGCCGGACGACCGGGGAAACGCCTGA